CCTGAAGACTATTGGCAAAAGAATTTCCTTTTAAATTGTAAAACATAACATCCTGCGGACTCTGCATAATATCGACAATGGCCTGATTTTGAAAATCGGTTCTGTACAAGTCAAAACCGGCTTCGGCATTTTTGTTGAATATTTTGAATTTTTGAGAAAAACTGATTCCGTAATTCCATGCAATTTCCGGATTCAGACCATACACTTTTCCGCTGTTATCCAAAATTGAAAAAGTTCTGGAACTCGCAAATAACTGTTGGTTTTCTGCAAAAATATTAGCTGAACGTTTTCCTCTTCCGGCAGAAAAACGAATTACACCATCTTTCCACGGATTATATCGCATGTGCAGACGAGGCGTCACGAAAAATCCTAATCGGTTGCTGTTGTCTACTCTTCCGCCTAAAATCAAACTGAAATTATCTGTATTGTCGTAAGTATATTCAAAGAATGCCCCTACTGAATTATCGATTCGGCTGTAATCGACAACATTCACAAATTCCTGATACTGATCGTATGAAAAATTTAAACCTGTTATGAATTTGTGCATAGTATTGTTGATAATCGAATTGAAAATTAAATTCGAATAAAAACTATTCTGCTTGATATCGTAAAGGTTTAAACCAAAATAAGAATCTTGTTTGTGGCTGTTAAATGAGTTTTGAAAACCAATACTCTGATAAGGCATATCCGGAAAAACATATCCTATTTTTGTAGAAACATCAAAACGTTCTGTATTTATTTCAGATCCCCAGTAATTGGTTGTACCGCGATCGCGGTCTTTATCAAAATCAAGTTCTCCGGTCTGTTTTTTATCATTCATATATCTAAAATTGATAAAACTAACCAAACCTGTTTCGGCATCATAATATTGATATCGGTTTAGAACATTTATTTGTTTCCCTAAGGGATTATCCAAAAATCCGTCGTTGTTCATATCGTTTTTTGCAACACGGGCATTTCCATGAACAAACAAACTTGTCGCCCATTTATCAGACAGTTTTTTATTGAAATGGGTATTCAATTCAAATCTTGAATCGGTAGAACCGTAGGCATTCAGAAAAAACGGAATGTCGTTAAGCGGTTTTAAAAGCTCGGTATTAATCTGGCCTGAAATACTTTCGTAACCGTTAATAACACTCCCCGCTCCTTTGGTGATTTGAACGCTTTCGATCCAGGTACCGGGTGTAAAAGATAAACCATACGCTTGTGAAGCACCGCGAACAGAAGGAATATTTTCCTCGGTAATCATTAAATACGGACTTGTCAGTCCCAGCATTTTTATCTGCTTGGTTCCGGTTAAAGCGTCCGAAAAATTGACATCAATAGACGGATTGGTTTCAAAACTTTCTGCCAGATTACAACAGGCGGCTTTTAAAAGCTCTTTACTTGTTATTAATGATGTATTTGAAGTAAGCGTATACGATTTTTTAATTCCTTTTTGCTTTTTTGTGATTTTTACTTCCTCCAGATTTTCTTGTGAAAACATAGGAACAGAAAGTAAAAACACCACAAAAAGCATGATATTTTTTTGCATAAAAAAGACTTTAATATTTTTAGATTATTTTGTTTGTTGTTTCCCGGCATAATGAGAAACAATCGAACATGATATATCAAGCCATAAGAGAATAGCTTGATTCTAAAATATTAAAATCAGGAATAAAAAATATACTGGCTGTATAATTTGAATAAGGGGGGCGCATTCGCATCAGAATAATACGAAATGATCTGACTGCTTTTAAAATTCGGAACAGATAAAAATGTAATGGGTTTGTATTCCTGAATTACAGCCGGAAATGCTAATTGAAAAAAGAAGATTTTAATGGTTGCATCATCTGATTTTTTTTCAATGTGAACCAGTTTGTCTTTGCAGCAAGATGATTTTTCTTCTTTTTCTGCGCAGCATTTCTTCTTAGGTGTTACAGAAACATCTGTATTTAAAGAAATAGAAGCGATTTTTCCGCCGCAATAATGCACATCAAAAGCAAAGCCTACGTTGGAAACCAACAGCAGGAAAGCTAAAAACAAAACAGTGCATTTCTTTATATTCATTTTGCAAAAGTAGGCAAAAAGACCGGGATAAAATTATAAATGAAATGTTATTTTTCTAAATTTTGAAGCTGATAATAAAATGCAGGAATAAATAAAATTACAAATATGGGCTGAATTATAAATCTTCGGACATAAAACAAAAGCCAGCTGTTATCCGGAAAATATTTTACAATTGTAAAAAACATTCCGAAAAGCACTATCAAAAAAAAGCCATATAAAAAGGCACTGAAATTGAAAATCCCCATATCTCTAAAAAGGCCGTAGAGCAAAATAAGAGAAAGTATTGTGTTTAAAGCATATCGAAACAACAAGTTTAAAAACAATTTAAAAGAATTAATTTCCGGCAATGGCTTTTTGGCAAAATCGCCTTCAAAATAATATAAAAAAGGATCGTAAAACAATGCATTTTCAAAGGCTCTTATCAATGCAAAACAAAAAACAACTCCAATGGTAATTAGAATTTTGTTTTTTTGCTGTTTGAAACTATTTAGCATATTTAGAAAATTTATTTACCCATATAACCCATAAAAAAAACACCGATCCGTAGATAATCAGCGGAAACAGAACACCATGCAGTAAATGATTGTTTTGTGGAAAATAATATAACAGAACGGTCAAAACAGCTATTCTGAATACATTTAAAATGTAAATAAAAACTATTCCGAATAAAATAAAAAGCAGGGTAGTTTTTAATTTTCCTGAAAATGCAAGCACAAAAGAAATAAACAAAATTATAACGCTTACGGCATTGCATCCTTCCACGATACGAACAATATAATTACCATTAAACAGAACATCATACCACGGACTGCCAAAATTTTTTTCGACTTTAATATCATAGTTAAAAACATTGGACAACTGCTCTACATTATGAGAAACTATACTTGTAATACCATCGGCTTCAACTCCCGTAAAGCTATCTAAATAGAACTTATACAGCACTGTAAGCAAAATATAAGCACCAAAAAAAGTTCCTATAAAAACCAGAAAAGGTCTGAATTGAATGAAATATTTTTTCAACAGATTTTTTTTTCAAATTTATGTATTTTTTGAGTTTAGCTTTAAATACTTTTGTATAAAATTTTCAAATCATGACATTTCAAGAATTACAACCAAAAATAAGCGCTATAGTTTCTGACACTAAACTTGTTAAAGATGAAAAACTATTAGCTGTCTGCCAATTATTAAACGAAAATGTAGAATATTACAACTGGGTAGGTTTTTACTTTGCTAATCACGAAAACAAAACACTTCATTTAGGCCCTTATGTTGGTGCTGAAACAGACCATACTGTTATTCCTTTTGGAAAAGGAATCTGCGGTCAGGTAGCAGAGAGCAATGCTAATTTTGTAGTGCCGGATGTGAAAGCTCAGGATAATTATATTGCATGCAGTCTGACTGTTAAATCTGAAATTGTGGTGCCCTTATTTGTAAATGGTGTAAACATCGGGCAAATCGATATTGACAGCCATGTTATTGATCCTTTTACTGAAGCTGATGAAAGATTCCTTGAATTTGTAAACCAGGAAGTTGCTAAATTATTCTAGAAACGCTATTTTTAATAAAAAATAGATCTGAATGAAAAAAAGCATATTTATAATATCCCTGTTTCTAATTTCAGCACATCTATCCGCACAAATTAACATGGTCTCGAAAAAGATTTTTCTTGACTCGTTAAATAATGAAACAACGCCTGAAAAGTACACTTATACAAGA
This portion of the Flavobacterium gelatinilyticum genome encodes:
- a CDS encoding GAF domain-containing protein; translated protein: MTFQELQPKISAIVSDTKLVKDEKLLAVCQLLNENVEYYNWVGFYFANHENKTLHLGPYVGAETDHTVIPFGKGICGQVAESNANFVVPDVKAQDNYIACSLTVKSEIVVPLFVNGVNIGQIDIDSHVIDPFTEADERFLEFVNQEVAKLF
- a CDS encoding HYC_CC_PP family protein; this encodes MNIKKCTVLFLAFLLLVSNVGFAFDVHYCGGKIASISLNTDVSVTPKKKCCAEKEEKSSCCKDKLVHIEKKSDDATIKIFFFQLAFPAVIQEYKPITFLSVPNFKSSQIISYYSDANAPPLFKLYSQYIFYS
- a CDS encoding exosortase F system-associated membrane protein — encoded protein: MLNSFKQQKNKILITIGVVFCFALIRAFENALFYDPFLYYFEGDFAKKPLPEINSFKLFLNLLFRYALNTILSLILLYGLFRDMGIFNFSAFLYGFFLIVLFGMFFTIVKYFPDNSWLLFYVRRFIIQPIFVILFIPAFYYQLQNLEK
- a CDS encoding TonB-dependent receptor plug domain-containing protein; its protein translation is MQKNIMLFVVFLLSVPMFSQENLEEVKITKKQKGIKKSYTLTSNTSLITSKELLKAACCNLAESFETNPSIDVNFSDALTGTKQIKMLGLTSPYLMITEENIPSVRGASQAYGLSFTPGTWIESVQITKGAGSVINGYESISGQINTELLKPLNDIPFFLNAYGSTDSRFELNTHFNKKLSDKWATSLFVHGNARVAKNDMNNDGFLDNPLGKQINVLNRYQYYDAETGLVSFINFRYMNDKKQTGELDFDKDRDRGTTNYWGSEINTERFDVSTKIGYVFPDMPYQSIGFQNSFNSHKQDSYFGLNLYDIKQNSFYSNLIFNSIINNTMHKFITGLNFSYDQYQEFVNVVDYSRIDNSVGAFFEYTYDNTDNFSLILGGRVDNSNRLGFFVTPRLHMRYNPWKDGVIRFSAGRGKRSANIFAENQQLFASSRTFSILDNSGKVYGLNPEIAWNYGISFSQKFKIFNKNAEAGFDLYRTDFQNQAIVDIMQSPQDVMFYNLKGNSFANSLQVEFNYELIHNLNLRTAYKYYDIQTDYLRGTFQRPLQAKHRFLGNLEYETNVTDKNRQWKFDYTFNWSGKQQLPYTASNPAEDQFPDFSPSYVVMNAQVTRVFSPVFEVYIGGENIGNYKQEKAILGANDPFGPNFDASVAYAPIFGHMYYAGLRFKIK
- the xrtF gene encoding exosortase family protein XrtF produces the protein MKKYFIQFRPFLVFIGTFFGAYILLTVLYKFYLDSFTGVEADGITSIVSHNVEQLSNVFNYDIKVEKNFGSPWYDVLFNGNYIVRIVEGCNAVSVIILFISFVLAFSGKLKTTLLFILFGIVFIYILNVFRIAVLTVLLYYFPQNNHLLHGVLFPLIIYGSVFFLWVIWVNKFSKYAK